From Candidatus Methylomirabilota bacterium, the proteins below share one genomic window:
- a CDS encoding DUF6503 family protein, producing the protein MRDRSSRKASVGLWATLGGLVLACALFGWRSPASGEDTQALLDKVIAAHGGMEAWVALKDLSFRLTLVALTPQGEVTGARASLYRLKRHGKGRVETVTGDGLLIEGYDGERPWATLNGRHLTEPDALKRAHFQAVNWWYWMGIPFKMRDPGVILRQKEPATFQGKPVHVLEVTYALEGPTDRFTYHVDPETYHIVLVETELKPGVWPGVGGSGPGWSTWQEYRTAGPFVMHTKRTVYANRQLTERRAIVFFGDFKFNTGLPDSLFRAP; encoded by the coding sequence ATGCGAGACAGATCGTCCCGCAAAGCATCGGTCGGCCTGTGGGCGACGCTGGGCGGACTCGTTCTCGCCTGCGCGCTGTTCGGCTGGCGGAGCCCGGCGTCAGGCGAGGACACCCAGGCGTTGCTCGACAAAGTCATCGCCGCCCACGGCGGCATGGAGGCGTGGGTCGCGCTGAAGGACCTGTCGTTCAGGCTGACCCTGGTGGCGCTCACCCCCCAAGGCGAGGTGACAGGAGCCCGGGCCAGCCTCTACCGGCTGAAGCGGCACGGCAAGGGCCGGGTGGAGACGGTGACCGGGGACGGGCTCCTGATCGAGGGGTACGACGGCGAGCGCCCGTGGGCGACGCTCAACGGCCGGCACCTCACCGAGCCCGACGCGCTCAAGCGGGCCCACTTCCAGGCGGTGAACTGGTGGTACTGGATGGGGATTCCCTTCAAGATGCGTGATCCGGGCGTGATCCTTCGCCAGAAGGAGCCGGCGACCTTCCAGGGAAAGCCGGTGCACGTGCTGGAGGTGACGTACGCGCTGGAGGGCCCGACCGACCGCTTCACCTACCACGTCGATCCCGAGACCTACCACATCGTCCTCGTCGAGACCGAGCTGAAGCCGGGGGTCTGGCCGGGGGTCGGGGGGAGCGGGCCGGGCTGGTCGACCTGGCAGGAGTATCGGACGGCGGGCCCCTTCGTCATGCACACCAAGCGGACCGTCTATGCCAATCGCCAGCTGACCGAGCGGCGGGCCATCGTCTTCTTCGGGGACTTCAAGTTCAACACCGGCCTGCCCGACAGCCTCTTCCGGGCGCCGTAG
- the trpS gene encoding tryptophan--tRNA ligase, with product MRIFSGIQPTGSKHLGNYSGGFRQYAAMQAAGETFLCIVDLHSITVGYDPEDLRERTLDLAAMLFATGMDPERSTVFAQSHVTAHPEAAWLLGAVTSFGELRRMTQFKEKSARQDFVTSALFTYPVLMAADILLYQTERVPIGDDQRQHLELARDVAARFNARFGETFVLPEGVYPAVGARIMDLQDPARKMSTTGGTPLGTVNVLDPPEVIRKKFQSAVTDSGREIHRAPEKPGISNLIEILSVATGESPEAIETRYRGKGYGQFKTEVGEAVAALFEPVGKRYAELRAEPDELRRLLARGAAKAREASAPTLARMYARMGFVPR from the coding sequence ATGAGGATCTTCTCGGGGATCCAGCCGACCGGCTCGAAGCACCTCGGCAACTACAGCGGAGGGTTCCGCCAGTACGCCGCCATGCAGGCGGCGGGCGAGACGTTCCTCTGCATCGTCGACCTCCACTCGATCACGGTCGGCTACGACCCCGAGGACCTCCGCGAGCGCACGCTGGATCTGGCCGCGATGCTCTTCGCGACCGGGATGGACCCCGAGCGCTCCACGGTCTTCGCCCAGAGCCACGTCACCGCCCACCCCGAGGCGGCCTGGCTGCTCGGCGCGGTCACCAGCTTCGGCGAGCTGCGCCGGATGACCCAGTTCAAGGAGAAGTCCGCCCGCCAGGACTTCGTCACCTCCGCCCTCTTCACCTACCCCGTCCTGATGGCGGCCGACATCCTCCTCTACCAGACGGAGCGGGTGCCGATCGGGGACGACCAGCGGCAGCACCTCGAGCTGGCCCGCGACGTCGCCGCGCGCTTCAACGCGCGCTTTGGCGAGACCTTCGTGCTGCCCGAGGGGGTCTACCCCGCGGTCGGGGCCCGCATCATGGACCTCCAGGACCCCGCGCGGAAGATGTCGACCACGGGCGGCACGCCGCTGGGCACCGTCAACGTGCTCGACCCGCCCGAGGTGATCCGCAAGAAGTTCCAGAGTGCGGTGACGGATTCGGGCCGGGAGATCCACCGGGCCCCGGAGAAGCCGGGGATCTCGAACCTGATCGAGATCCTGTCGGTCGCCACCGGGGAGTCGCCGGAGGCGATCGAGACCCGTTACCGGGGGAAGGGCTACGGCCAGTTCAAGACCGAGGTGGGCGAGGCCGTCGCCGCGCTGTTCGAGCCGGTGGGCAAGCGCTACGCGGAGCTGCGCGCGGAGCCGGACGAGCTCCGGCGGCTGCTGGCCCGAGGGGCCGCCAAGGCGCGCGAGGCCTCGGCGCCGACCCTGGCCCGCATGTACGCGCGCATGGGCTTCGTCCCCCGGTAG
- a CDS encoding tripartite tricarboxylate transporter substrate-binding protein, translating into MVAVAVLAALPVLPAESQPRAFEGRTIRIVVGFTPGGGFDTYSRALARHLGKHLAGKPAVIVENMPGAASLIAANTVYKAARPDGLTIVNFHGNQLVGQLLGREGIEFDARKFVWLGVPVRDNVVCALTRASGIGTVEQWMAARTPVKLGGVGPGDTTHDTARVLQAALGLPIQLVRGYKGTAEIRLAAESGEVAGGCWQWESVKVTWRKALDAGEIAIVLQATAKPLPELPRVPLALDLARTEDARQLVRAAVIVPSAISRLYAVAPGTPPDRVQALRAAFLETVRDPEFLADARQAKLDVDPIPGEELAGLVEELFRLDPAIVAKLREILR; encoded by the coding sequence GTGGTCGCCGTCGCGGTCTTGGCGGCGCTCCCGGTCCTCCCGGCGGAATCGCAGCCCCGCGCCTTCGAGGGCAGGACGATCCGCATCGTCGTCGGCTTCACGCCGGGCGGGGGCTTCGACACCTACTCGCGCGCGCTCGCCCGCCACCTGGGCAAGCACCTCGCCGGTAAGCCGGCGGTCATCGTCGAGAACATGCCGGGGGCGGCCAGCCTGATCGCGGCCAACACCGTCTACAAAGCCGCCCGGCCCGACGGACTCACCATCGTCAACTTCCACGGCAACCAGCTCGTCGGCCAGCTGCTCGGTCGGGAGGGCATCGAGTTCGACGCCCGAAAGTTCGTCTGGCTCGGCGTTCCCGTGCGGGACAACGTGGTGTGCGCGCTGACCCGAGCGAGCGGCATCGGGACCGTCGAGCAGTGGATGGCGGCCCGGACGCCGGTGAAGCTCGGTGGAGTGGGGCCGGGCGACACGACCCACGATACCGCCCGGGTGCTCCAGGCGGCTCTCGGACTGCCGATCCAGCTCGTGCGGGGCTACAAGGGGACGGCCGAGATCCGGCTGGCCGCCGAGTCCGGCGAGGTCGCCGGCGGCTGCTGGCAGTGGGAGTCGGTCAAGGTGACCTGGCGCAAGGCCCTGGATGCCGGCGAGATCGCCATCGTGCTTCAGGCCACCGCCAAGCCCCTCCCCGAGTTGCCGCGGGTCCCGCTGGCGCTCGACCTGGCCCGGACCGAGGACGCGCGCCAGCTCGTGCGGGCGGCCGTCATCGTGCCCTCCGCCATCAGCCGGCTCTACGCGGTCGCGCCCGGGACGCCGCCGGATCGCGTGCAGGCGCTGCGGGCGGCCTTCCTCGAGACCGTCCGCGACCCGGAGTTCCTGGCCGACGCCCGGCAGGCCAAGCTCGACGTCGACCCGATCCCCGGCGAGGAGCTCGCGGGTCTCGTCGAGGAGCTGTTCCGGCTCGACCCGGCGATCGTGGCGAAGCTCCGGGAGATCCTTCGATAG
- a CDS encoding tripartite tricarboxylate transporter permease, with the protein MLVGIVIGFAVGILPGLGGPTTLALMLPFVFRMTPVEAFAFLLGMFAVTNTTGDITSILFGIPGEPTTAATIVDGHAMAKNGEAGRALGAAMMSSLFGAVFGALVLGLAIPIVRPLVLTFGSPEFFMLALLGITFVAALSGEALLKGLLAGGLGLWLATIGLDPLASVQRYTFGQLFLWDGIGLVPVTIGFYALPEVIELAIQGSSIAKLDVGKLGGVWQGVRDTFVHWWLVIRCSAVGTFIAIIPGMGAATTQWLAYAHAVQSSPDRERFGRGAVEGVLGPGAANNSTLGGSLVTTVAFGVPASVGTAILMGAFLIQGLVPGPAMLTPEPKGHLSVTFAMVWTIVVSNIITVAVCLSFMGQLARITQIRGTLLTPILLTLIYVGAFAEKNVFEDLGVVLVFGAVGWVMAQLGWPRPPLLLGLVLGPLAENKLFLSTDNYGLAWLARPGVLVLTTLILVGLVVPVWNERRRRTRASATMAAPAVTPAGDRRGLRLDGATVFSLFLVLLFGWALWQSRDFGPRAGLFPWAIVIPSLGLAIVQFARDAAGRRSGAALDAIETGPDLPPGVAARRTAEICAWILGMFAAIWLVGFSSATLVTAFLYLKVGARERWPISIALSLASYAFVYGLFERVLAIPFPPGLLFAWLGGGG; encoded by the coding sequence ATGCTGGTCGGTATCGTCATCGGCTTCGCCGTCGGGATCCTGCCGGGCCTGGGAGGGCCGACCACGCTGGCCCTCATGCTGCCCTTCGTCTTCAGGATGACGCCGGTGGAGGCCTTCGCGTTCCTGCTCGGGATGTTCGCGGTCACCAACACGACCGGCGACATCACCTCGATCCTCTTCGGCATCCCCGGTGAGCCGACCACGGCCGCCACCATCGTCGACGGCCACGCCATGGCCAAGAACGGCGAAGCCGGCCGGGCCCTGGGAGCCGCGATGATGAGCTCCCTCTTCGGCGCCGTCTTCGGCGCCCTGGTCCTCGGGCTGGCCATCCCGATCGTGCGACCGCTGGTCCTCACCTTCGGCTCCCCCGAGTTCTTCATGCTGGCCCTGCTCGGCATCACCTTCGTGGCCGCGCTGAGCGGCGAGGCGCTGTTGAAGGGGCTCCTGGCCGGCGGCCTCGGGCTGTGGCTGGCGACGATCGGCCTCGACCCGCTGGCGAGCGTCCAGCGCTACACGTTCGGCCAGCTCTTCCTGTGGGACGGGATCGGGCTGGTCCCGGTCACCATCGGCTTCTACGCCCTCCCCGAGGTGATCGAGCTGGCGATTCAGGGATCGAGCATCGCCAAGCTCGACGTCGGGAAGCTGGGCGGCGTCTGGCAAGGCGTCCGCGACACGTTCGTCCACTGGTGGCTCGTCATCCGGTGCAGCGCGGTCGGCACCTTCATTGCCATCATCCCCGGGATGGGCGCCGCCACCACCCAGTGGCTGGCGTACGCCCACGCCGTCCAGAGCTCTCCCGACCGGGAGCGGTTCGGCCGGGGCGCGGTCGAGGGCGTTCTGGGGCCCGGCGCCGCCAACAACTCCACCCTCGGCGGGAGCCTCGTCACGACCGTCGCCTTCGGCGTGCCGGCCAGCGTCGGCACCGCGATCCTGATGGGCGCCTTCCTGATCCAGGGCCTGGTCCCCGGGCCCGCGATGCTCACGCCGGAGCCGAAGGGACACCTGTCGGTGACGTTCGCCATGGTGTGGACCATCGTCGTCTCCAACATCATCACGGTCGCGGTGTGCCTCTCGTTCATGGGCCAGCTCGCCCGGATCACCCAGATCCGGGGGACGCTCCTCACCCCGATCCTGCTGACCCTGATCTACGTCGGCGCCTTCGCGGAGAAGAACGTCTTCGAGGATCTCGGGGTCGTGCTGGTCTTCGGGGCGGTCGGCTGGGTGATGGCCCAGCTCGGCTGGCCGCGGCCGCCGTTGCTGCTGGGGCTCGTGCTGGGGCCGCTGGCCGAGAACAAGCTCTTCCTGTCCACCGACAACTACGGCCTGGCCTGGCTGGCCCGCCCAGGCGTGCTCGTCCTGACCACGCTCATCCTGGTCGGCCTCGTGGTCCCGGTCTGGAACGAGCGCCGGCGGCGGACGCGCGCGAGCGCCACGATGGCGGCGCCGGCGGTGACTCCGGCCGGCGATCGCCGGGGCCTCCGGCTCGACGGGGCGACGGTGTTCAGCCTCTTCCTGGTGCTCCTGTTCGGGTGGGCGCTCTGGCAGAGCCGGGACTTCGGCCCGCGGGCCGGGCTCTTCCCGTGGGCCATCGTCATCCCGTCGCTCGGCCTGGCGATCGTCCAGTTCGCCCGCGACGCCGCCGGGCGGCGGAGCGGCGCGGCCCTGGACGCGATCGAGACGGGCCCGGACCTGCCTCCGGGGGTGGCGGCCCGGCGCACCGCCGAGATCTGCGCCTGGATCCTCGGGATGTTCGCGGCGATCTGGCTGGTCGGCTTCTCCAGCGCCACCCTGGTGACGGCCTTCCTCTATCTCAAGGTCGGCGCCCGCGAGCGCTGGCCGATCAGCATCGCGCTGAGCCTCGCCAGCTACGCGTTCGTGTATGGCCTGTTCGAGCGGGTCCTGGCCATCCCCTTCCCGCCGGGTCTCCTCTTCGCCTGGCTGGGCGGGGGCGGCTGA
- a CDS encoding cupin domain-containing protein: MTTAADVPNPTLAALLRARVARFVDRAADWDAFADARVEGYRRAQHRYIGTGASGKSDPGAITAEHFTLSVMFVPPGQGNAPHSHEVEEAFFVLEGKVRVFLDDADGHRAETVLGRWDCVSAPAGVIHGFENVGLEPAYIQVMLGRAQPDLMTYADPALQARRTAHLPPGRA, encoded by the coding sequence ATGACGACGGCAGCCGACGTTCCGAACCCCACGCTCGCAGCGCTGCTCCGCGCCCGGGTGGCGCGCTTCGTGGACCGCGCGGCCGACTGGGACGCGTTCGCCGACGCCCGGGTCGAGGGCTACCGCCGCGCCCAGCACCGCTACATCGGCACCGGCGCCTCCGGGAAGAGCGACCCCGGGGCGATCACGGCTGAACACTTCACGCTCAGCGTGATGTTCGTGCCGCCTGGCCAGGGCAATGCCCCGCACAGCCACGAGGTCGAAGAAGCCTTCTTCGTCCTGGAGGGGAAGGTCCGGGTGTTCCTCGACGACGCCGACGGGCACCGGGCCGAGACGGTGCTGGGGCGGTGGGACTGCGTCTCCGCCCCGGCCGGCGTCATCCACGGGTTCGAGAACGTGGGCCTCGAGCCGGCCTACATCCAGGTCATGCTCGGTCGCGCCCAGCCCGATCTCATGACCTACGCCGATCCCGCCCTCCAGGCCCGGCGCACGGCCCACCTCCCGCCCGGGCGGGCCTGA
- a CDS encoding xanthine dehydrogenase family protein molybdopterin-binding subunit, producing MTAGIVGTPAPRVDTPEKATGRARFITDVVVPGMLHARLWRSPVPHARILGVDTTRAAGAPGVVAVLTASDLPVRDLYYGPAFKDQPLLADGVIRYAGEPVAAVIADTPAHAEAALARIGVDYAELPVVATLEAALAPGAPLLHERPRPAGHFRDLGALRPIPGTNVCHHYRYARGDPSGALAEAELVVEQTYTFPMAHHVSLEPHCAIARVDRQGITVWASTQHPFPVRKELAEMFGVPLARLTVIVPYLGAAYGNKSYTKIEPLVIALAAAVGRTVRLALTAEEAFLSVRRAAVRYRLRTGVRRDGTLLAREAEIHYQLGAYADVGPRVVQKSAYTAAGPYRIPHVRIDAYGVYTNTVVSVAFRGYGVPQLAWAYESQMDVIAERLGMDPLELRLRNLLRRGETFIEGDLPIDCDLAGGLRQAAAAVGWSEPPRAPGRGKGLACTIKAPLAPSVSSAMVRLHADGSATLLTGTVECGQGVRTVLSQIVAEELALPLARVTVARPEAGMGPYDQATSASRSTTLMGLAVQAAARDVRDQLGAIAARRLGGERAAVTLRDGRIVGPGGELTYSQALAAHFGGGGELIGRGTYRGERGHAPLGGEAPFWEVGMAAAEVEVDAETGLVRVLRYVSVADIGRAINPRECHAQEEGGAMMGIGHTFFEQMVYDGGQLVNPSLIDYRVPGMGDVPDEYESILVENGDGPGPYGAKGIGESGLLPTAPAIANAVARAVGVRITDLPLTPERVRRAIVAAKGGSA from the coding sequence GTGACCGCCGGCATCGTCGGGACGCCCGCGCCCCGCGTCGACACCCCCGAGAAGGCGACGGGGCGCGCCCGCTTCATCACCGACGTGGTCGTCCCCGGGATGCTCCACGCCCGGCTCTGGCGGAGTCCCGTCCCTCACGCGCGGATCCTGGGCGTCGACACGACGCGGGCCGCGGGGGCGCCCGGTGTCGTCGCGGTCCTGACCGCCTCCGACCTGCCCGTCCGCGATCTCTACTACGGCCCCGCGTTCAAGGACCAGCCGCTCCTCGCCGACGGCGTGATCCGGTACGCCGGGGAGCCGGTCGCGGCCGTCATCGCCGACACCCCGGCCCACGCCGAGGCGGCGCTCGCGCGGATCGGCGTCGACTACGCCGAGCTGCCCGTCGTCGCCACGCTGGAGGCGGCGCTGGCCCCGGGCGCGCCCCTCCTCCACGAGCGGCCGCGCCCGGCCGGGCACTTCCGGGATCTCGGGGCGCTCCGGCCCATCCCCGGCACCAACGTCTGCCACCACTACCGCTACGCGCGGGGGGACCCGAGCGGAGCCCTCGCCGAGGCCGAGCTGGTCGTGGAGCAGACCTACACCTTCCCGATGGCCCATCATGTATCGCTCGAGCCCCATTGCGCGATCGCGCGCGTGGACCGCCAGGGCATCACGGTGTGGGCGTCGACCCAGCACCCCTTCCCGGTCCGGAAGGAGCTGGCCGAGATGTTCGGCGTGCCTCTGGCGCGGCTCACCGTGATCGTGCCGTACCTGGGCGCGGCGTACGGCAACAAGTCCTACACCAAGATCGAGCCGCTGGTGATCGCGCTGGCGGCGGCCGTCGGGCGGACGGTACGCCTGGCCCTCACCGCCGAGGAGGCCTTCCTCTCGGTGCGGCGGGCTGCCGTTCGATACCGGCTCCGGACCGGCGTCCGCCGCGACGGCACCCTCCTCGCGCGCGAGGCCGAGATCCACTACCAGCTCGGCGCCTACGCCGACGTGGGCCCGCGGGTGGTCCAGAAGTCTGCCTATACCGCGGCCGGCCCCTACCGCATCCCCCACGTCCGGATCGACGCGTACGGCGTGTACACCAACACGGTGGTGAGCGTGGCCTTCCGGGGCTACGGCGTTCCTCAGCTCGCCTGGGCCTACGAGTCGCAGATGGACGTGATCGCCGAGCGGCTCGGGATGGACCCGCTCGAGCTGCGCCTCCGGAATCTCCTCCGGCGGGGCGAGACGTTCATCGAGGGGGACCTGCCGATCGACTGCGATCTCGCCGGCGGCCTCCGGCAGGCGGCCGCCGCCGTCGGCTGGTCCGAGCCGCCCCGGGCGCCCGGCCGCGGGAAGGGGCTCGCCTGCACCATCAAGGCGCCGCTGGCCCCGTCCGTCTCGAGCGCGATGGTGCGGCTCCACGCCGACGGGAGCGCGACGCTCCTCACCGGGACCGTGGAGTGCGGCCAGGGCGTCCGCACCGTGCTCTCCCAGATCGTGGCCGAGGAGCTGGCCCTGCCTCTGGCGCGCGTCACCGTGGCCCGGCCCGAGGCGGGGATGGGGCCCTACGACCAGGCGACCAGCGCGAGCCGGTCGACGACGCTGATGGGCCTCGCGGTCCAGGCGGCGGCGAGGGACGTGCGCGATCAGCTCGGCGCCATCGCCGCCCGCCGGCTCGGCGGCGAGCGGGCGGCGGTGACGCTCCGCGACGGGCGGATCGTCGGGCCAGGCGGGGAGCTCACCTATTCGCAGGCCCTGGCCGCCCACTTCGGCGGCGGCGGCGAGCTGATCGGCCGCGGGACCTACCGGGGCGAGCGCGGGCACGCCCCGCTCGGCGGCGAGGCCCCGTTCTGGGAGGTCGGGATGGCGGCCGCCGAGGTCGAGGTCGACGCGGAGACGGGCCTGGTGCGGGTGCTCCGGTACGTCTCGGTGGCCGACATCGGCCGCGCCATCAACCCCCGCGAGTGCCACGCCCAGGAGGAGGGGGGCGCGATGATGGGGATCGGCCACACCTTCTTCGAGCAGATGGTCTACGACGGCGGCCAGCTCGTGAACCCGTCGCTGATCGACTACCGGGTCCCGGGGATGGGCGACGTGCCGGATGAGTACGAGAGCATCCTGGTGGAGAACGGCGACGGGCCGGGGCCGTACGGGGCCAAGGGGATCGGCGAGAGCGGGTTGCTGCCGACCGCCCCGGCCATCGCCAACGCGGTCGCGCGGGCGGTGGGCGTCCGGATCACCGACCTCCCGCTCACGCCCGAGCGGGTCCGGCGGGCGATCGTGGCCGCCAAAGGAGGAAGCGCATGA
- a CDS encoding tripartite tricarboxylate transporter substrate-binding protein, whose protein sequence is MNRRRWLWLLGITLAVTPCSAPAQDDFYRGKTVRIVVGFSAGGGFDTFARTLGRHLGRHLPGNPTIIVENMPGAGSLIAANHLYKVAKPDGLTIGHFIGGLFLGQVLGQKGIEFDARKFEFIGAPAPDHVVCAMTKASGITSLERWIAAPAPVKMGGVAPGSSTPDNATRAIKAALGLPIQLVSGYKGTADIRLAAEAGELAGTCFNWGSIRATWRKALEAGEVVVLLQLAPRSHAELAGVPLAIDRAKTDEARRLLEVAIHADSAIVRSLTLPPGTPKARVQTVRKAFLDTLRDPVFLAEAEQAKLEIEPVTGEEMERVIERLFKLEPALIARLKGILYD, encoded by the coding sequence ATGAACCGGAGGCGCTGGCTCTGGCTCCTGGGAATCACCCTCGCGGTCACCCCGTGCTCGGCCCCTGCCCAGGACGACTTCTACCGCGGCAAGACCGTCCGCATCGTGGTGGGATTCTCGGCGGGGGGCGGCTTCGACACGTTCGCCCGCACGCTGGGGCGACACCTGGGCCGGCACCTCCCGGGCAACCCGACGATCATCGTCGAGAACATGCCGGGCGCCGGCAGCCTGATCGCCGCCAACCACCTCTACAAGGTGGCCAAGCCGGACGGCCTGACGATCGGGCACTTCATCGGTGGCCTCTTTCTGGGCCAGGTGCTGGGGCAGAAAGGCATCGAGTTCGACGCGCGGAAGTTCGAGTTCATCGGCGCCCCCGCGCCTGACCACGTGGTCTGCGCGATGACCAAGGCCAGCGGGATCACGAGCCTGGAGAGGTGGATCGCGGCGCCGGCGCCGGTCAAGATGGGCGGCGTCGCCCCCGGCTCCAGCACCCCGGACAACGCCACGCGGGCGATCAAGGCCGCGCTGGGGCTGCCCATCCAGCTCGTGAGCGGCTACAAGGGCACCGCCGACATCCGCCTCGCCGCGGAGGCGGGGGAGCTGGCCGGCACCTGCTTCAACTGGGGCTCCATCCGCGCGACCTGGCGGAAGGCGCTGGAGGCCGGCGAGGTGGTGGTCCTCCTCCAACTCGCTCCGCGGAGCCACGCCGAGCTAGCCGGCGTCCCGCTGGCGATCGACCGGGCCAAGACGGACGAGGCGCGCCGCCTCCTGGAGGTGGCGATCCACGCCGACAGCGCGATCGTCCGGTCGCTCACCCTGCCGCCGGGGACGCCGAAGGCCCGGGTCCAGACCGTGCGCAAGGCGTTCCTGGACACCCTTCGCGACCCGGTGTTCCTCGCCGAGGCGGAGCAGGCCAAGCTCGAGATCGAGCCCGTGACCGGGGAAGAGATGGAGCGCGTCATCGAGCGGCTGTTCAAGCTCGAGCCCGCCCTGATCGCCCGGCTGAAGGGCATCCTCTATGATTAG